The Suncus etruscus isolate mSunEtr1 chromosome 14, mSunEtr1.pri.cur, whole genome shotgun sequence genome contains a region encoding:
- the NDNF gene encoding protein NDNF codes for MVALHWCLLWLLLPISSRTQKLPTRDEELFQMQIRDKTFFHDSSVIPDGAEISSYLFRDTPKRYFFVVEEDNTPLSVTVTPCDAPLEWKLTLQELPEEGSGEGSGDPEPLEQQKQQILNEEGTELFSYKGNDVEYFLSSSSPSGLYQLELLSTEKDTHFKVYATTTPESDQPYPELPYDPRVDVTSLGRTTVTLAWKPSPTASLLKQPIQYCVVINKEHNFKSLCAVEAKLSADDAFMLAPKPGLDFSPFDFTHFGFPSDNLGKDRSFLAKPPPKLGRHIYSRPKMDIQKICIGNKNLFTVSDLKPDTQYYFDVFVANTNTNMSTAYVGTFARTKEEAKQKTVELKDGKVTDVFIKRKGAKFLRFAPVSSHQKATFFIHSCLDAIQVQVRRDGKLLLSQNVEGIRQFQLRGKPKAKYLIRLKGNKKGASMSKILATTRPSKQSFPALPEDTRIKAFDKLRTCSSATIAWLGTRERNKFCIYKKEVDDKYNEDQKKREQNQCLGPDTRKKSEKVLCKYFHSQNLQKAVTTETIKGLQPGKSYLLDVYVIGHGGHSVKYQSKVVKTRKFC; via the exons ATGGTGGCCCTTCATTGGTGTCTGCTATGGCTACTCTTACCAATTAGCTCAAGGACCCAGAAGTTACCCACGAGAGATGAAGAACTTTTTCAGATGCAAATCCGGgacaaaacattttttcatgattCATCAGTAATTCCAGATGGAGCTGAAATTAGTAGCTACCTTTTTAGAGATACTCCAAAAAG GTACTTCTTTGTGGTTGAAGAAGACAATACTCCACTCTCAGTCACTGTGACCCCCTGTGATGCACCTTTGGAGTGGAAGCTGACTCTGCAGGAGCTTCCAGAGGAGGGGAGTGGGGAAGGCTCAG GAGATCCAGAACCTCTggagcagcagaagcagcagatCCTTAATGAGGAAGGCACAGAGCTGTTCTCCTACAAAGGCAacgatgtggaatattttttatcttccaGTTCTCCATCTGGTTTATACCAGTTAGAGCTTCTTTCAACAGAGAAAGACACACATTTTAAAGTCTATGCCACCACAACTCCGGAGTCTGATCAGCCCTACCCTGAATTACCTTATGACCCAAGAGTAGACGTGACCTCCCTGGGACGCACTACTGTCACGTTGGCCTGGAAACCAAGCCCCACGGCCTCTTTGCTAAAACAACCCATTCAGTATTGTGTGGTCATAAACAAggaacataattttaaaagtctTTGTGCAGTGGAAGCAAAACTGAGTGCCGATGATGCATTTATGCTGGCACCCAAACCTGGTCTAGATTTTAGCCCTTTTGACTTCACCCACTTTGGATTTCCTTCCGATAATCTGGGGAAAGATCGTAGCTTCCTCGCAAAGCCTCCTCCCAAATTGGGACGGCACATCTACTCCAGACCCAAGATGGACATTCAGAAAATCTGTATAGGAAACAAGAACCTCTTCACAGTCTCGGATCTGAAACCCGACACACAATATTACTTTGATGTCTTTGTGGCCAACACCAACACCAACATGAGTACTGCTTACGTGGGCACCTTTGCCAGGACCAAGGAAGAAGCGAAACAGAAGACTGTTGAGCTCAAAGATGGGAAGGTTACAGAtgtctttattaaaagaaaaggagCAAAGTTTCTTCGGTTTGCACCAGTGTCCTCACATCAAAAGGCCACCTTCTTTATTCACTCTTGTCTGGACGCTATCCAGGTCCAGGTGAGAAGAGATGGGAAACTTCTTCTGTCTCAGAATGTAGAAGGCATTCGGCAGTTTCAGCTCAGAGGAAAACCAAAAGCTAAATATCTCATTCGACTGAAAGGAAACAAGAAAGGTGCCTCCATGTCGAAAATTCTGGCGACCACAAGGCCTAGTAAACAGTCCTTTCCTGCACTGCCCGAAGACACAAGAATCAAGGCCTTTGACAAGCTCCGTACCTGTTCCTCAGCCACTATAGCTTGGCTGGGCACTCGGGAAAGGAACAAGTTTTGCATCTACAAAAAGGAAGTGGATGATAAATACAATGAAgatcaaaagaaaagagaacaaaaccAATGCCTGGGACCAGAcacaagaaagaaatcagaaaaggtTCTCTGTAAATATTTCCACAGTCAAAACCTGCAAAAAGCAGTGACCACAGAAACAATAAAAGGTCTTCAGCCTGGAAAATCTTACCTGCTGGATGTTTATGTCATAGGACATGGGGGCCACTCTGTGAAGTATCAGAGTAAGGTTGTGAAAACCCGAAAGTTCTGCTAA